The window GGAATAGTTTGGGACTGTGCCAATAATTGCTTTGGTGAATTAGTCGCTTGCTGAAGATTATTTTCAGTGGCGAATAAGCTCGAATAACTGACAGATAAACCAACGGTAGTCAAAGTTAACAATATAGATTTATTAATTTTTCTCATAGCAAATTTCCTGCTATTAAATAGCAATATTGGCATCCACATAAAGATTGAGTCTGATTTTATAGTGGGTTTGGAGAATGCGCCACTAAATTCAAACTTTGTAATTTTATTTACTGGTATAAAAATTTTGCAGTTTGCGGGTAGTGTTCCTGAGAGTTGGGTGAACTACGAAATAGCGATCGCCTGCAAAAATAGATTAGCAAAATCTGAGTATTGAGGATGATACAAAACTTATCAATATTTACAAGTGCTGCTGTTGCAATCACGAATTGTTTACACCGTAATTTCACGATTATTGACTGTTACTTGGCTTAAGTATTTGGGTAATCTAAAATGACAATTATTCTGAACAAAGCATTGGCTGACTCACCATGAAAATTATTACTACTCGAATTCTCTTAGGACTAGTCGTGTTAGGACTTTGTAGTTGTAATTCCGTCAAATCACCTAGTACGACAAATAACAGTCAAATTACTAGTCAAAATAATCCCCAAACCCAGCCACCAATCAAACTAGCTCCTTCTAGTTCATCTGTCACCCTTTTAAAAGTACTCACAGAAGCGTATCAAGCCAATAACAAAACGGACACATTTGAGTTTGTTTCCCAAAGTCAATCAGAAGGAGTGATCGCCGCCCTGAAAAATGGTATTGTCGATATTGCTGGTAGTAGCCACAAACTCAAGCCAGAAGAAGACGACGGTAAAATTCAATATCGAGAAATTGCACAAGATTTGCTTGTCGTTGCTACCCACAACAGCGTTAAAGGTGTAACAAATTTAACAACTGATCAGTTAAAGTCCATTTACGCTGGCAAAATTACTAATTGGAAAGAATTAGGCGGGCCAAATGCTAAAATTGTGGTCTTGGATAGACCAGAAGATGAATCTGCGAAAAAACTACTCAGAAAATACTATCTAGGTCAAGATAAAACTACAACTCAAGCTGTGATTCTCAATAAAGAAGGAGAGTTAATTGATACTATCCAAAGTACTCCTTATTCCATTGGTGCTTTTTCTCTAGCTTATTCCTTAATTAATCAATTACCAGTCAATCACCTCAAGCTGAATGGTAATGCACCAAATAAAGAAAATTTCAATAGTGGTAAATACCAAATGGTACGTCATCTCGGACTAATTTGGCAGAAAACACCTACATCTAATACCCAAAGATTTATCGATTTTGTCTTTAGTTCAGAGGGTACTAAACTACTGCAAGATAAAGGCTTTATTACCAAGAATTAAATAGATTTATAACTGTCATGCGAAGAAATTTTCGCTTTCGTCTTAATCTCAGCCAGAAAATAGTTTTCTCATTTCTGGCTGTATTTTTGAGCATATTTATATTTTGTTTGTTGATTATTGGACATTGGTTTACTAATAGTCTGGAACAGAATCTTCGCCAAGAAGTTGCAATTTTTGCAGCCAGAGTCCATACAGATTTTCTGCATGAACAGGAAGATTTAGAAACTCAAGTGAATTTAATAGCCGGACGTGAAACAATTCACTTAGCTATTGAACAAAAAGATACAGCAAAGCTACTACAAGATTTACTACCAATCAGGACTGCCTTAGAAATTGATTGGATCAAAGTAGTTGATCCTAATAGTGATACCTTAGTTGAAATCAAACATGCAAGTTTGAATAATTCTAAGTTATTGGATAAAGCTATTACTAATCTTGCCAGTAGTGGCTCTATTTTAAATGATTTTGTTGATGTAGAAGGTAGTTCACAAGTATTACAAGTAACCATTTTGCCAATTAAATCTGCTAAAAAAATTATTGGCGGAATTATTATTGGTAATTTAGTAGATGAGTCATTGTTAGAACAAATTGCTATTGGTTCTACTAAACAAATAGTCAGCACAAAAAATGACATAATTATTGCATCAACTATACCCGAAATTAAGCTGGTAACATGGCAACCGCCTTCTCCTGACTCATCCACCAGCAAAGTAGTTATTAATCAACAAGAATATTTCGCTAAAAGTATCTTATTCAAAGGAGGTAGTCAGTCTTTAACTACCACTGTACTTTATCCAATCTTGAAATTAGAAACAACCCAAGATGCGCTGTGGATACGCTTAGAAATTTTGTTTTTCTTAGGAGGAACACTTGTTACATTGATAGGCTATTTCATTAGCCAAAAAATCACTCGTCCTTTGCAGGCTGTGACCAAAATTGCCAAAAAAGTCACAGAAGATGCAGATTTTGACTTACAAGCACCAGTCACTACTCAAGATGAAGTAGGTGTTCTAGCGATTTCTTTAAATCAGCTAATTCAACAAGTCAAGCAGCTTTTAACAGAACAGTATGCCGCTAAGGATAAATTAGAAGCATATAGCCAAAATTTAGAAGAGAAAATCAAAGAACGGACACAAGAAGTTGAACGCAAAAATCGTGATTTAAAAAATACTTTAAATGCGTTAAAGCAAACTCAGGCTCAACTCATTCAAACTGAGAAAATGTCATCTTTAGGACAATTGGTTGCTGGTGTTGCCCATGAAATTAATAATCCCGTGACTTTTATTTATGGTAATGTGGGACACGCGGAAAATTATGTTAACGATATCTTGAACTTAATTCAACTTTATCAGCAATCCTATCCCTACCCAGAGGCTCATATTCAAGATGTCATGGAAGAGGTTGATATTGAATATATCCTCCAAGATTTACCCAAAATCCTAACTTCCATGAAAGTAGGCGCAGAACGTATTCATCAAATCGTTCTTTCTTTGCGAATTTTTTCACGTTTAGATGAAGCTGAATTTAAAAGTGCAAATGTGCATGATGGTATAGATAGCACTTTGTTAATTTTACGCCATCGCCTGAAAGCCCAATCTCATCGTCCCGAAATTCAAGTCATTAAAGATTATTGTGAAATGCCTGAGATTAAATGTTTTGCTGGGCAATTAAATCAGGTATTTATGAATATCTTAGCCAATGCCATTGATGCTGTAGAAGAAGCTTGGGAAAAAAGTCTCTGTTCACAGCCAATAATTCGCATTTCTTCTGAATGTGATCAGGAAAATATTAGGATTCATATTGCTGATAATGGGACAGGAATTCCCCAGGAAATACAAAGACGTTTATTTGATCCCTTTTTTACTACTAAGCCAATTGGCAAGGGAACTGGTTTAGGCTTATCGATTAGTTACCAGATAGTGAATGAAAAGCATCGTGGGTCATTACAATGTATTTCATTACCAGGCACAGGTACAGAATTTGTGATTACAATTCCCATCCGCTAAATTTTGATTTTGCAATTATCAAAATTATTTTTTTTGCAGACGAATCAAGGTGTTGTAAATTTGCCTTTTTAAGTTATCGTCGTTTTGAATTTCTATAGTAATCTTATTAAACTGCTCAATGGTTAAACCATTTTCTTCCACGATTTTTTGGGAGCGATTACAGTAGTTGATGGCAATATTTCTGGCTTTGCGTGGTAGATTGTTAATGCTTTTAGGGTCGTTACAAACAATCTGGGGAATTTCCCCGCCACCGATTAATTTTTTGATTTCGCTAAAGGCTTGTTGACGCGATGGTTCCATTGCTAAGACAGCTTGGGCGTAGCTGACAATTTCATTATTATTGACGGTGGGAGTTTGAGCGTCGGCTTTGGCTGTAAATGTTAATGTGCTGGCTAACAAACTTGCACTAGCCATAACTGTGAAACAAAAGTTTTTAGGTAATAAATTTGCCAGTGTATCTCGGAAAAACAAGTTAGTGATGTTGTTCATCATGTCTGTGACACAGGACTCAATCGTAGGGGTGCTTTATTGATTGTGAATTATTTTGGGAGTGAGAAGTTCCAATCAAGATTTCAGTGTACCGAAATTTTATATGTATTTTCCGTTGCCTTTACATATTTGACAAAGTTCAATTACTTTAGTTTGGAGTGTGGATATTTCTCCAGATCCTTGCTTAAGGCTGACTTCTAACTCCAAGAGTAACGGTAAACACGAAATTAGTTGCTGCACAGACAGAAATTTGACTTCTTGTTGTAAAAAGTAGATACGTTTAGGGTTGTTGACATCAGCAGCTTGAGCGATCGCCTGCGGGTTACGCTCACCGCTATCTGTGACAATTTTGACCCATAACCAAGTGCGAAATTGACCAATTAATGTTGCCACTATCCGCAATCCTGGTTCTGCCGCATTCAGCAAGTCAGTCAACACAGTTAAAGCTTTGCCTGTATCGCCTGTTCTAATTGCTGCTGCTAATTGTAAACTATTTTGCGTAGTATTTCTGACTAATTTACTAACAGTTTCGACATCTAAAGGCTTTTTGTTATCAAGATGATACAGCCGCAATTTTTCTAACTCGTTGTAAAGCAGCCTTGTATCATTACCCACAGCTTCGGCTAACAGTTCGGCAGTTTTCGGCGCGAGTTGCACTCCTACTGTTTGCGCTGCTTGCTGTACAGCTTGCACAATTAATTCAGTTTTCCACGGGGGAATCAGCGAAAATTCCCGAAACTCTGTGGCGGATTGTTTCAGCAATTTGGTAGATTTCAGCCGTTCATCTGGTTTATTGCGACTGGTAAGCAGTAAATAGGAATTTTCGGGAATGACTGGTAAGGTGCGCGTTAACTCCGCCAATACATTTTCAGGACATTGTTGACAAAGGTTAGTGTTCATCAGCCAAACCAAACGTCCACCAGCGCCAAAAGCCGGAGTCATCGCTTGATTTAAAGCCGAAATCGCCGCATCAGATTGATCAGGCGCAAAATAAGAATAGTTAAAATCTGTCCACAGGGGATCTAAAATGCGATCGCGCAACGAATTAACCGCTTTTTCCATAACAAAGTCATCTTCACCCCAGTAAACCAAAACCGGCATATATCAACCTCTTATGTGTGAAGAGAATGGGGAGTGTGGGAAGTGTGGGGAGTGTGGGGGGAAAGATTTCTTCACTATCCTCCCACACCTCCCACCCCTCCCACACTTCCCTCTCCCTTAGTCAAATCCTCAATACTTTTTAAGTCAACTTAGTCACAACTGGATAATTTTCCCTAAAATCTATCAAGTAAGAACGTGAGGCTATTGAAGATTGGACGACAACTACCAAACTTACCTGAACCGGTTAGCAAGAATGATGCTACCAGAATCATATAAAACCCAAGTTCAGCATATCCAGGAGTCTTCTAAATTCCTACCTGCTTCTGGAACAAGACAAGCAGCGCCTTTTCCTGGTTATACATTAATTACCCCAACCGCAGAGGAAGCGGCAGAAAACGCTGCTTTCTATGCAACCTTAACAACTTACCAACAGCAACTTTTACAGTTACCTGTCAACCAGGATTTGATTGTTCCTGTACCACCTGCCAGCTTTCATTTAACTTTGGCAGATTTAATTTGGGATCATGCTTATCTTGATGCTTGTGAGAAAAATCCCAAGTTTGAGGAAGAATTACACCGTTACATCGGGGAAACATTTCAACAATATCAACAAACCATAACATCAGGAACTAACCCAATTTCCTGGCAAATGTTGGGATTAGTTCTCATGCCAAGAGCTTTGGCGGTTTGTTTAGTCCCCAAAGATGAAAGTTCTTATGAACAGATAATTCAATTCCGCCGCACAATTTATCAAAATCCCCAATTGATTGCATTGGGAATTGAACAACATTATCACCTCACAGCCCATATTACATTGAGCTATTTTGGTGATATAGCGCCAGATTTAGACCGCAATAAATTCAGTGATTTACTTGCGGAGTTAAATCAACAGTGGCTAGGAAATTCGCCAGAGTTTCTGGTTAACCGAGTTGAATTGCGGAAGTTTGATGATATGACACGTTATTATCGTGAACCAGACTGGCCGAGTTTAAATTTTTAAATCAGTTATCAGTTTTTTATGAAGAAGAATTCAGAAATCAGGAGTCAGAATCCAGTATGAATTCTGTATGAAACTTCTCCTGCCGGAGATGCTACGCGAACGGCAAGCTCCGTGCATCGCTGGGTGATGAATATGGGTGGAAAACCTCGTTCCTCGTGGGCGAAATCAAAATAAAACTTTCTTCTTGATTTCAAATCTATTCCTTTATGGTTGGAGTATTCACTAATTCTGAATTCTGACTTCTGTCTTCTGACTCCTTTTTATTGATGACTGTTCACTGTTAAATTTGTATTTCTTAGACTGGAGTTTAAGGCTACACAAACAGCGACTTACTAGCGTCTTAGTGGGTTTTGCCTGTGTAGCCAAGCCAGTATTTTTTTAGTAACTGGCCTGTGACTTCAGTCTTTTAATGGAAGATTTGAGTTTATACACTCCTTGATTGATTAGGAGTCAACGCTCAGATGATTCTTCTCCGAAAAAGATATCATTGACACTGATTACCCAAGGAACGCCTTGGTTAACTGGAGAACTAATACTGATTTTGGCTTGGTTAGCAAATTGCTTTAACT is drawn from Aulosira sp. FACHB-615 and contains these coding sequences:
- a CDS encoding substrate-binding domain-containing protein, whose protein sequence is MKIITTRILLGLVVLGLCSCNSVKSPSTTNNSQITSQNNPQTQPPIKLAPSSSSVTLLKVLTEAYQANNKTDTFEFVSQSQSEGVIAALKNGIVDIAGSSHKLKPEEDDGKIQYREIAQDLLVVATHNSVKGVTNLTTDQLKSIYAGKITNWKELGGPNAKIVVLDRPEDESAKKLLRKYYLGQDKTTTQAVILNKEGELIDTIQSTPYSIGAFSLAYSLINQLPVNHLKLNGNAPNKENFNSGKYQMVRHLGLIWQKTPTSNTQRFIDFVFSSEGTKLLQDKGFITKN
- a CDS encoding ATP-binding protein, which produces MRRNFRFRLNLSQKIVFSFLAVFLSIFIFCLLIIGHWFTNSLEQNLRQEVAIFAARVHTDFLHEQEDLETQVNLIAGRETIHLAIEQKDTAKLLQDLLPIRTALEIDWIKVVDPNSDTLVEIKHASLNNSKLLDKAITNLASSGSILNDFVDVEGSSQVLQVTILPIKSAKKIIGGIIIGNLVDESLLEQIAIGSTKQIVSTKNDIIIASTIPEIKLVTWQPPSPDSSTSKVVINQQEYFAKSILFKGGSQSLTTTVLYPILKLETTQDALWIRLEILFFLGGTLVTLIGYFISQKITRPLQAVTKIAKKVTEDADFDLQAPVTTQDEVGVLAISLNQLIQQVKQLLTEQYAAKDKLEAYSQNLEEKIKERTQEVERKNRDLKNTLNALKQTQAQLIQTEKMSSLGQLVAGVAHEINNPVTFIYGNVGHAENYVNDILNLIQLYQQSYPYPEAHIQDVMEEVDIEYILQDLPKILTSMKVGAERIHQIVLSLRIFSRLDEAEFKSANVHDGIDSTLLILRHRLKAQSHRPEIQVIKDYCEMPEIKCFAGQLNQVFMNILANAIDAVEEAWEKSLCSQPIIRISSECDQENIRIHIADNGTGIPQEIQRRLFDPFFTTKPIGKGTGLGLSISYQIVNEKHRGSLQCISLPGTGTEFVITIPIR
- a CDS encoding DUF4168 domain-containing protein, whose protein sequence is MNNITNLFFRDTLANLLPKNFCFTVMASASLLASTLTFTAKADAQTPTVNNNEIVSYAQAVLAMEPSRQQAFSEIKKLIGGGEIPQIVCNDPKSINNLPRKARNIAINYCNRSQKIVEENGLTIEQFNKITIEIQNDDNLKRQIYNTLIRLQKK
- the holA gene encoding DNA polymerase III subunit delta: MPVLVYWGEDDFVMEKAVNSLRDRILDPLWTDFNYSYFAPDQSDAAISALNQAMTPAFGAGGRLVWLMNTNLCQQCPENVLAELTRTLPVIPENSYLLLTSRNKPDERLKSTKLLKQSATEFREFSLIPPWKTELIVQAVQQAAQTVGVQLAPKTAELLAEAVGNDTRLLYNELEKLRLYHLDNKKPLDVETVSKLVRNTTQNSLQLAAAIRTGDTGKALTVLTDLLNAAEPGLRIVATLIGQFRTWLWVKIVTDSGERNPQAIAQAADVNNPKRIYFLQQEVKFLSVQQLISCLPLLLELEVSLKQGSGEISTLQTKVIELCQICKGNGKYI
- a CDS encoding DUF1868 domain-containing protein: MDDNYQTYLNRLARMMLPESYKTQVQHIQESSKFLPASGTRQAAPFPGYTLITPTAEEAAENAAFYATLTTYQQQLLQLPVNQDLIVPVPPASFHLTLADLIWDHAYLDACEKNPKFEEELHRYIGETFQQYQQTITSGTNPISWQMLGLVLMPRALAVCLVPKDESSYEQIIQFRRTIYQNPQLIALGIEQHYHLTAHITLSYFGDIAPDLDRNKFSDLLAELNQQWLGNSPEFLVNRVELRKFDDMTRYYREPDWPSLNF